ATAACTTATACCGGAAAACGTTCTCCCTTCTTTGTAAATCTTAAGTTAGGTGCCGATAGCAATGGTAAACTTCTTGCCATGGAAAGTGACTGGAGTGTTGATCATGGCCCGTATTCAGAGTTCGGCGATCTTCTTACTCTTCGTGGAGCACAGTTTATAGGAGCAGGGTACGGAATTCCGAATATCAGAGGTATGGGAAGGACAGTATGTACTAACCATGCCTGGGGTTCAGCTTTCAGGTCTTATGGTTCGCCTCAGAGCTTTTTTGCTTCTGAAAGCCTTATGGATGAATTGGCTGCAAAAATCGGAATGGATCCTCTTGAACTTCGCAGTATCAATGTTTATCGAAAAGGAGATACAACTCCAACCGGTCAGACCCCTGATGTATTAAGCCTTTCCGAAATGATTGATAAGCTTAAGCCATTGTACAAGGAAGCAGTAGAAAAAGCCAAAAAGGCATCCAAGCCTGATAAGAAAAAGGGTGTAGGAGTTTCAATCGGCATTTACGGATGCGGTCTTGATGGACCGGATGCATCCGAAATAGCTGTTGAATTAACTAAAGACGGTGTCACTTTAAGCTCCGGCTGGGAAGATCACGGACAGGGAGCCGATATCGGCGCACTTGGCACTTGCCATGAGGCGCTTTTGCCTTTGAGAATTACACCGGATAAGATCAAACTTGTGATGAATGACACGGCATTAGTTCCCAACAGCGGGCCTTCCGGCGGAAGCAGGCAGCAGGTAGTAACAGGAAACGCAATTAAAAACGGCTGTGAAATGCTGTTAAATGCGATGCGCAAAGCTGACGGATCTTACCGTACATATGATGAAATGGTGGCCGAAAATATTCCACTTAAATATTCCGGTACGTGGACGGCTTCCGTATGTACGCCCTGTGATGAAAATGCTCAGGGAGCACCATTTTCAGTTTATATGTATGGCGTTTTCATGGCCGAAGTTACCGTGGAAACGGATACCGGCAAAACTCATGTCAATAAATTCACGGTATTTGCCGATGCAGGAAAGATAAACAACCGCCTTGTAGTTGACGGCCAGATTTATGGTGGAGTTGCTCAGGGTATTGGGCTTGCTTTAACGGAAGATTTTGAAGATCTGAAAAAGCACACAAGCATGATTGCCTGCGGACTTCCTTATATCAAAGACGTTCCTGATTCAATTGATATTCATTATGTGGAAACTCCGCGTGAACACGGGCCATTTGGTGCGGCCGGTGTGGGAGAACTTCCCCTGACATCATCTCACGTTGCGGTTATAAATGCGATTGCAAATGCGACAGGTGTCAGAATTACCAAACTGCCTGCTTTACCTGAAAAAGTTTTAGCAGGATTAAAAAAATAAAAAAAGAAGGGTTCGAGGGTTCAAGGATTCGAGGGTTCGAGTGGTTGTGTAGAGACGCAAAATTTTGCGTCTCTATTCTTGACCCCTTGACCCCTTGAACCCTATTTTTATCATGGATCAAAAAGAATTAAGACTGCTTGAAAATAAATGCATTCAGGAAGAACCGCCCGAATGTATGGTTGCCTGTCCTATCCATATAGATGTCCGCTCTTTTGTGGCCAATGTATCTAAAGGAAAATGGGAAGAAGCATGGAAGACTTTAAGAAAAACCATGCCTTTTCCGGGTATTTTAGGCCGCATATGCGATGCACCCTGTAAAGATCGATGTAAACGCAAAGAGGCAGGGCAGGCGATTGAAATCGGAATGCTGGAGCGTGCCTGTGTAAAGGTACAGGCGCCTAAGCTAAAAATTATGGCCCTGCCGAAAAAAGATCATCGCATAGCAGTTGCAGGAAGCAGATTAAGCGCTCTTACAGCAGCCTGGGATCTTTCACGCAAGGGTTATAAGGTAATAATATTCGAAGACAGAGCAACACTGGCTGATGATCTTTTCACAATACCGGAAGAGATATTACCGCATGATGTAGTAAATCAGGAAATTGAAATACTGTTTTCATTGGGTGTGGAAACAGTACTAAATTATTCATTTGATGATAAATATTTTCTTAAAGATCTTTTGGCCCGCTTTGATGCCGTGTACATGGGCCCGGATTTTAATAGTTTGTCCAACTATTTTTCAGAGTGGGAGAATATTTTTACAAGAGGCTTTTTAAAATATGATAATAAATCTCCGGTATGGCAGGCTGCCGAAGGCCGCTGGGCTGCAACTTCCATAGACCGTTATTTGCAAAAAGTCTCACAAACTGCGGGAAGGGAAAAAGAAGGGCCTGTTGAAACACGGCTTTATACTAATATTGATAATATTTCTAATGTTCCGGCAGTAAAACCCAATGATGCCGAATCGGGTTATACCTGTGAAGAGGCGATTAAAGAAGCCGGCCGTTGCCTGCAATGCGAGTGCCTTGAATGCGTCAAGGTATGTTCCTATCTTGAAAAATTCGGCTCTTATCCCCGAAAATATGCTAGAGAAATTTATAATAATGCATCCATTGTAATGGGGCTGCGCCAGGCCAATAAACTGGTTAATTCATGCAGCCTTTGCGGATTATGTGAAGCTGTGTGCCCGGAAAATTTTGCAATGCAGACACTTTGCCTTGAGGCGAGAAAAGATATGGTTCAAAAAGGCAGGATGCCTGTATCGGCTCATGAGTTTGCGCTGCTTGATATGCAGTTTAGCAACAGTGAACGGTTTGCGATGGCTTTGCATGAACCGGGATATGAAACGAGCGCATATGTTTTTTCCCCGGGATGCCAGCTTTGCGCCTCTTCTCCTGAAAAAGTAAAAAACGTTTATGCGCATTTAAGAGATACGCTTACAGGTGGAGTGGGCCTTTTTCTTGGATGTTGCAATGCCCCGGCGTTTTGGGCAGGAGAAGAAGAGTTATTTGAAAAAGAATTTTTGATATTGCAAAACAAGTGGACGGAACTTGGCAAACCTCAGATTGTATTAGCCTGTTCTACCTGTTATAAGATGTTTAAGACATATCTTGATAAAGCAGATATAGTATCGCTATGGAGCATTCTTGATGAAACCGGGCTGCCGGGCGGTGCCGGCATTATAAATTCCGAAGCATTTTGTGCATTGCATGATCCGTGTACTACACGTTATGAGACAAGTATACAATCGAGTGTTCGTAACCTGTTGCAAAAGATAGGGCAGCCTTTTTCCGAGCTGACAGCAAAAAGTGAGTATGCCGAATGTTGCGGTTTTGGCGGTTTGATGCAAAATGCTAATCCGGATTTGGCTAAAACCGTTATAAAACGCCTGGCCGGGCAAAGTGATGCTGATTACATTGCATATTGTGCAGTATGCAGGGATAACCTTGCCGGAGCAGGAAAGCGAACGCTTCATATACTGGATCTGCTCTTTCCTGAAAACAACGAGCCTGATCCTGCCGCAAGAAAAAGGCCGGGTTGGTCTCAGCGGCAGGAAAACCGCCTGCGTTTAAAAGACGATTTGCTCAAAGAGTTTTGGGAAAAAGATCCGGGAGAAAAACAGGATCAAAATAAAGTTGTTTTAAATATATCTTCCAAAGTATGGCAGCTTTTGGAGGATCGCAGAATACTTGAAACGGATTTACAACAAGTAATACAGCATTCCGAAAAAAGCGGACAGAAGTTTTTTAATCCTGAAACCGGGCGTTTTAAAGCCTCATTGAAAGTGTACAATACAACTTTTTGGGTGGAATACATGCCTTTTAATAATGGATTTGAAATCTACAATGCATACAGCCACCGTATGGTAGTTTCTGGTAGGGAATAGCAATGAAAAACAATTATGCCAATCCCGATGATTTAAAATGGAAATGCAATAAATGCGATATTGTTTTATCTGTAGATACTGCAACATTAATGTATATGGGAAACAAGATAAAAGCTCAGCTTCCTATGTGTCCACAGTGCGGTTTTGTGTTTATCTCCGAAGAGCTTGCTCTGGGAAAAATGGCGGAAGTAGAGCAGATTCTTGAAGATAAATGAGCATATGAGTCTGTATCCCATTATAAGTTCTAACTTGAGCATTCTGTCATACCATCTCGAAAGCCGGAACCCAGTTGTATAATAGGGTTCAAGGATTCGAGGGGTCAAGGGTTCAAGGAAAAGGCCGTTAATAGGCTTGTCAATAATATGTGTTCTGAACTCCTAAATATCTTTATTTGCTTATGCCTTACGTCATAGCTTCTGAATTACGTTCAATTATCGGTGATGCATTAAGGCCGGGAGGTTTGACTCTTACCGAAAGAGCAGCTGATTACTGTGGGTTTTGTGCAAACGATAAAATTATAGATATTGGTTGCGGTTTTGGGGCAACTCTTAAATATCTTCACCAAAATTATGGCAGTGCGGTTTATGGTATTGATCTTAATGTTTCCGGGTTTTCCGATGGGTTTCAGTTTGTTAAGGCAGATGCACAGGAGTTACCGTTTGCAGCGGATAGTTTCAGCGGTATATTGTGTGAATGTGTGCTTTCTTTATTGCCTTTACGCAATAAAGCAATAAATGAGTTTAACAGGGTATTGCAACATGAAGGATATTTGATTGTATCGGATATTTATTTGAGAAATCCGGGAAAGGCTGAAAGAAGTACTTCTGCCGGTTCAGCCTCATGCCTGACCGGTGCAACAGGGCGTGAGGAACTTCTCGAACAAATGAGATATTCCGGATTCGAAGTTCTTTTGTGGGAGGATTGCTCTGACGCCCTGGCGCAGCTTACTGCCAAAATAGTGTGGGAGCTGGGTTCGCTTGATATGCTTATGAATTTAATGCTGCCGGGTAGTTGCTCTTCCAGATACAAGAAATGTTTGCGTGATTCAAGGCCGGGATATTTTCTGATGATTGCAAAAAAGTGGGACAAGACATTATAAATTTTATCACTATATATACATTTCATTTTATCATATTTTTTAGATGTCGGAATTCTTTACAAAATAGAATTGCAACCAAT
The sequence above is a segment of the Pseudomonadota bacterium genome. Coding sequences within it:
- a CDS encoding molybdopterin-dependent oxidoreductase, whose translation is MIKKNICINGKTMMVVADPGTTLADTLREQLKLTGTKVGCGQGQCGSCSVIMDGKVVRSCITKMSRVPEDACITTIEGIGSPEKLHPLQLSWTVNGGAQCGFCSPGFIVSAKGLLDTNRNPTRDDVRDWFQKHRNACRCTGYKPLVDAVMDAAKVLRGELSEDDLAFKMPADNRIWGSKYPRPSAIAKVTGVTDFGADTSIKMPVGTLRLALVQAKTSHANILSIDTSEAEKMPGVAKVITHKDVKGKNRITGLITFPTNKGDGWDRPILCDEKVFQFGDAIAIVAADTEANAKAAADKVKVDLEELPAYMSAPAAMAEDAIEIHPGTPNIYFEQKIAKGGETAPIMSSAAHTVENDYYLQRQPHLTMEPDVGFAYFDEEERLTIHSKSIGIHLHHAMICPGLGVEPEKLRIVQNPSGGTFGYKFSPTMEALLGVAAMAVNKPVSLIYDYFQHITYTGKRSPFFVNLKLGADSNGKLLAMESDWSVDHGPYSEFGDLLTLRGAQFIGAGYGIPNIRGMGRTVCTNHAWGSAFRSYGSPQSFFASESLMDELAAKIGMDPLELRSINVYRKGDTTPTGQTPDVLSLSEMIDKLKPLYKEAVEKAKKASKPDKKKGVGVSIGIYGCGLDGPDASEIAVELTKDGVTLSSGWEDHGQGADIGALGTCHEALLPLRITPDKIKLVMNDTALVPNSGPSGGSRQQVVTGNAIKNGCEMLLNAMRKADGSYRTYDEMVAENIPLKYSGTWTASVCTPCDENAQGAPFSVYMYGVFMAEVTVETDTGKTHVNKFTVFADAGKINNRLVVDGQIYGGVAQGIGLALTEDFEDLKKHTSMIACGLPYIKDVPDSIDIHYVETPREHGPFGAAGVGELPLTSSHVAVINAIANATGVRITKLPALPEKVLAGLKK
- a CDS encoding class I SAM-dependent methyltransferase, with amino-acid sequence MPYVIASELRSIIGDALRPGGLTLTERAADYCGFCANDKIIDIGCGFGATLKYLHQNYGSAVYGIDLNVSGFSDGFQFVKADAQELPFAADSFSGILCECVLSLLPLRNKAINEFNRVLQHEGYLIVSDIYLRNPGKAERSTSAGSASCLTGATGREELLEQMRYSGFEVLLWEDCSDALAQLTAKIVWELGSLDMLMNLMLPGSCSSRYKKCLRDSRPGYFLMIAKKWDKTL
- a CDS encoding 4Fe-4S dicluster domain-containing protein, whose product is MDQKELRLLENKCIQEEPPECMVACPIHIDVRSFVANVSKGKWEEAWKTLRKTMPFPGILGRICDAPCKDRCKRKEAGQAIEIGMLERACVKVQAPKLKIMALPKKDHRIAVAGSRLSALTAAWDLSRKGYKVIIFEDRATLADDLFTIPEEILPHDVVNQEIEILFSLGVETVLNYSFDDKYFLKDLLARFDAVYMGPDFNSLSNYFSEWENIFTRGFLKYDNKSPVWQAAEGRWAATSIDRYLQKVSQTAGREKEGPVETRLYTNIDNISNVPAVKPNDAESGYTCEEAIKEAGRCLQCECLECVKVCSYLEKFGSYPRKYAREIYNNASIVMGLRQANKLVNSCSLCGLCEAVCPENFAMQTLCLEARKDMVQKGRMPVSAHEFALLDMQFSNSERFAMALHEPGYETSAYVFSPGCQLCASSPEKVKNVYAHLRDTLTGGVGLFLGCCNAPAFWAGEEELFEKEFLILQNKWTELGKPQIVLACSTCYKMFKTYLDKADIVSLWSILDETGLPGGAGIINSEAFCALHDPCTTRYETSIQSSVRNLLQKIGQPFSELTAKSEYAECCGFGGLMQNANPDLAKTVIKRLAGQSDADYIAYCAVCRDNLAGAGKRTLHILDLLFPENNEPDPAARKRPGWSQRQENRLRLKDDLLKEFWEKDPGEKQDQNKVVLNISSKVWQLLEDRRILETDLQQVIQHSEKSGQKFFNPETGRFKASLKVYNTTFWVEYMPFNNGFEIYNAYSHRMVVSGRE